The sequence gttcttttcttcttaatttcttACACTGTCTcatattactaaaatataatCTAACTTTTTAGACGTTAGATTTTTTCTGCACTCTAGGCAGATGAGAAGCTTTAATCACTCGTGACTAACAGAAGGATGAGCTAAAACTAGAGCAGAGAGAGGTTCGTTTGTTCGAATTGGACGCGTTCGAAAGCGAAAGCAATTCAGCTAGATCAGTTTGCCTAGACTTTAGTCACGTCTGAGTGCATTTTGTTTCATTCCAGTGCCATTACTTTATCTTTGATGTCCATCATAAAAGAAAGATCTTTGTCGCAacatttattcacttatttaaTGGGACTGCAGCAATAAGAAAATAGATCTATTATCCAGTAATTTGAATAAACTAACAAACACCAACTAAAAATCAATATACTTTTTCAAACGTGATATAAATTCAagataaattcaaaataaacttTTACACTATTTTTCTCCCCCAATAAGTACAATTCAAAACATCGAAACTCTGCATAATTACCGCAAATTCTTCAATTATCTTTTACTAAATAATATACGAGCTTCTTTTATCTCTTTCCAGGAAACAATGTCCATGTTCGCCGAAAGCCCGACGGAAAGATCAAGTAGCTTCCCCGTGTTGTTGTTCTGAGCCAATATCCAGTTTTCGCGCCATTGCTCGTCAACAAGCAGCTGCAGGAGGGAAATGTAGCCCGTGTGCAAAGCCAGCTCCTTGTTCACCTTGTTGCGGTGCTTCCTCCCTATCGACAGGACCCAAACCACACGGTGATTTGCTTAGCAAGGAGACCGTGAAAAAATGTGGATGTCCTGTAAAGGAATACAGTTGCACCTGTGGTtaacagaaatgaaaagaaacttttcttttcttgGAAAACAGTAGAAACTTCTCCGTGATACTTAGAAGGTAAAGAGGTCAATGTACCAAGCGAACAAGACggatgattttattttatttgtgtaAGTATTAACGtcatataaaattcatataagTGGTTATTAAGGATCGTTATTTGAAACAGAtcgttatttaaatttattaatttattcgagAAATTACAGGGAATTAAATGTTGTTTTATAGAACTTCAAGGCTTTCCTTAAAATGAATACGTGCGATATAAAATAACTCGTTgaaaaaaatcgaagaatCTGAACACGTGTTCTTATGGGAACAATCGATGAAAGTGAAATTGTTTCTCAATAACTAATCGCTTTTGTTTCAACACCTAACCTTCAAAAACTATCCATATTTCCTAACTCAAACACACATGGAACAAAATTGTCCGTAGTCATGATAagcataacaaataacgaagCACACAATCCGAACCTGAGCGACCACTACTTCTCCTCGGtaatcaaaaaatatttttatcacttCCTATCACTTTCCTATGATTCAATGATATACCACTTGAGAGCTAGGCTACCCATActtctattaattttttttgttattggttttatattttctttttcagttAATCTCTCCATACATATTACTCAGAATTCTAACCGAAAATACATTAATAGCCCTCCAATGGGAAGCGATATTCGTTCACGCCTTCTTTAATCTGAATAATATCACGAGAAAGATATTACCGACTATTAAAGGAGAAACTTTCCCGCAATTAAAACGGCCGGAGGAAACGATTAGTGAGTCGTGTTGGGAAAAGATAAACATCGGGAATGTAGAGAATCTGAAGACAGTGGAGCAAGctggaaaaaagaaacgcaCTGGAAAGAAACTTCATCGGCCTGTGGAGAAAACACGGATGGACCAAGCAGGAAAAGCACAACGCGAAGCGGAAGAAAAGGAACGTTTGCGTAAATGGGAAGAATGCTGGCAAAAAAAGTTTGAGGCTCAAGAAGAACGCGATAATGCCGAATGTTGCGCGGGCAAAGATTTATGCGTGAAACCCAGAACACAATCGAACATTTGGATCAATGTAACTAAGGATCGATCCCTTCAAGAAATACATATGTTCATCAAGTaagatttatttgtttattgttatgaaaaataatttagtgaaacgaataattaattttcacagGCACGTTCCAGTTCCAAAACCAAAGCCTCCGCCTCTGCCACCgctgaaaatacaaaagacTCCGATTATTTCACCAATGGAAAGAATCGCGAAGCAAAGAGTTGACAAAATGAGCGGCACGGACAAGAAGatgaagaaggagaagaagaagaagtagcAGTAAACGAATCCGACAATAAGCGATTCCTTTGCGATCACTTTGCTCGAATATCTTTCCTTTACATTCTTCTTCGCTACGCAAAAGATACGTATTTCTCTGTTTGTCGAGGCATTTGTAAAAATACATCAGAGACCATGGCGAGGATGGCGTCGTGACACGTTATTCTCGTCGTTCAGTGCCCAGTTCGGCGAAGTACCAAAATGGAAATAGTGAAGAAATAAGAAGAATCTAACTGATGAAACATTCTCGCTGCCTTCAGTTTCCATTTTCCTGTATTACCCTTTTGTTAATTATCAAAATATCTTACACGTTCCGCTTAGACCATTGAAgatgcaataaaatattttgtagaaTGTTCACTCCACAAGTTGAGGATTTTCTATGCTACTTTCCTTAGTTAAACTATCCCATCTACCATTTTAACTGAGATAGTAAAGTAAAATTTGCTAAagttttccaataaatataatCAATAGGTGTTCTAATCTAATATCTATGGTCGACAGTGTCCGCCAATCATAGGAAATTTCATCTCAAGATACAAAGAAcatggaagaaaaatttaaatcgagaaaagaaaaaaaaagaaacatttctccAGCTAAGTTGATTCATGGAAAACGATATGTTCATTGACATGAACCGCGGAGGAAACAAGCGGTCGGTGTGCAAACTGCAAGGACATTGCACGCGAGGAGTTATTCCTGTCCCGCATATATGTACGGGAAGGGATAAGAAGGGAAGGAAGGTGGGTGATAAAAGGTGGCGGAAAGAATGAAGGCAGGGGGTAAACGTGAGAGAGGAGGGACCACGAGGATGAGACTGCGCGtgcttttctctctttcctccGCCACCCTCAGTGCCTGCCACCGAACGACGAACAGGGTTGTAAGCCGATATTGTCGGGCAGGCGCATTGGAAACCGGCGACCAGCCGGGAAGGAAGATAACAATAAAAGAGCATATATAATCGCGCCTAAACGCACGTTAACCTCGCGGCCTGGCTGGTTGGCTGGCTGGCGCGTCGCCTCTCGAAATGTAAGCACAATGCGTGAGAGTAACGTGAAAGTGAAGCACGATCGAAAGTGAAATACAGAGAGCACGGGAAACGTGTGTGTACACCCTGATAAAGCCTCTTCGGCACCTCTCTCTCGACCACGGCCACACGCACATAGGGATCTCCCCCGCCAGGTGGTGATCCGATATTTCTTCGTGGAGATAATACGGTCGGTCCTCCCGATTTTTTGTCGTTGTTCCGTGTGTATCTCGAGGGATCATGAACAACTCGCCGCAGAATACCGAGGTGGCCGGGCAACAACACCGTGCCGGCGTTGAGAACAGCGACGAGGAGGAATGGAGTGGTGTCGTGGAATGTGTAATGTTATTACATCGACTCGTGTATCGAAagaatgatttttatttgctGAAACAGCCTTCCTCGAGCAGTTTCTTGTTGCCCATTTCGAGTTGTTTTTCGTGGTCAAGGAAATTCTGTGGATTGCACAACGTGTGTTGAATCTTATTATCtgattcttaattatttttttgttattattgttgttactGTTCGTCTGTTACCAGATTTCTTTTCCTCTGTTCCCTGTTGGTAGATGCGTctgttgatttttattttccatctcCCACGCGAGTATTTTCCGAACATGCATCATTATATGTGTATCTTGGGTTACGTTGTTTTCGTTGCGACGCTACATTTAGGATGTAGATTCGTTAgaagtttaattaaaagttgGTTTAATTTATCGGAACATGTGTTTTACTAGTCAAAGTATGTGCATTGCTAGAAGATGATAATAGATGCTCCTTTGTTTCGCGCTTATCGTGAGTTTACCATGGTGTTgcgctttttctttttaggctGTGTTGGAGAGATCAAAGTCAGATCGAGTGACACGGGCGGATGAGGACAGACGTCGTCGTACCATCATCGTCGAGAAGAAAAATGGCACATACGGTTTCACGTTACAGGTAACGTAACCGTTTATCTGCTCGTACTTTCTGCAAggtacataaaatataacatctCTGTGCACTCCTCTTATCAATAATTACACCTTCATTGTACCCTGTAATTATCTTTGTTTCCACAAATGTTACAGTAATTTCTTCAGAAAGTCCGACTCTTACAAGAATTAAAATTCGTTTGAAATATAAACATTGTAATCGATTCGCTTGAAATTGTACAGAGTTATGGGATACATTACAAGAGGGAGCAGGAAATCGAGATGGTCACGTACGTTGATTACGTGGAATACGATGGACCAGCGTTCAAAGCGGGAATGCGGGAGGGTGACGTGATACTTTCGATAAACGGCCACGAAATGGACAGAGCGGATCACAAGACACTGGTTAATTTCATAAAGAACTGTGATACCAGAATGCGAATGGTTGTGTCGTTCGAAGACTGTGTAAGAAAGGTAAATATCGAGAAAGTGTATAGCCACTTTCTAAAACTTtaattttcgtttaaaaaatagaatgCACTTTAGCTATTTACTCAAACATGATATTCGTTATTGTTTGCCAGGTGGAATTACATATGCGCTATATCGAATTACAACGTGCTCTTCAATCACGACTCGGTGAATTAGAGAGACTCTGCGAGAGGGAACGGTCTATTCTCATGGGTCGATGGAAAACCCATTCACTGCCAGCACGCAAGAGAACGCCTAACAGTGTCATTACGAGTAACCCCAATCAGCCATCGCCGTCATCGAGTTTCAATTCTTCCACGATTCAATGTTGTCGGCCTGCTACGTCCACGGAACATCtgttactttataacgtggtaTCCTATATAGAAACATCTTGttatctattatatattatatcttaGGTCGATTTAATCTTTGCAACATCGAAGAAAATAACAAACACTTTTAACTTTTTATAGTTCCCGGATGGACGACCATGTTTAGTTCCACGGAACACCGCTTGTCTAGTAGCAGTAGGGCCTCCCCGTTCGCGAAGCGATCACCACCACTTCCTCTCAAAGATGTCAAGCGAATCAGGAGTAACCGTTTCGTCGAGACATAGCTATCACCAGGCAAACGGGATGAATAGTACGCCAGCCAAATCGAAATCGCACAAATCGTgtcaacaacagcaacaacagtCTAATACCAGCGGAGATCCGCTTCCTCTTCATCCTCCACCCCAGAATAGCCTTTGCGTTGCTTGCATCTCGAGCGCCAGTCGTCGCAGGGAACAATCAGATAGCGGTAGTTTGGACGCGTACGACTTAGCAAGTCCTTGCTGTGATCCAAATTGCGTACCCAGTCGTAGACGTCGTGAGAAACAACGGAGAGCGAGAAACGAACAGAATCATCatcagcaacaacaacaacaacagcagcagcaacagcagcagcagcaaccaGCCCAGCATCATCATGTACAGCGAGAGCAATCGCAACAAAcgcaacaacagcaacaacatgGTGCGCACAGCTGCTCGCGCACATCAGGACACAGTCTGCATTCTGTTACTAGTAGCGATATCTCGACCGCAGCCGAAAGCGTAGCCTCCTGTTCGACGAGCCTAAGCACGGATACCCTCTACTGGGATCCAAGCGTACATCAACGACCACCGCCGTGCCTTCAGTATGCTAAACCAAAGTCCTGGGACAATCTAACTACCAAGGCGTTCGGTGGCTACGGTTTCGGATACGGTTATTTGGATACAGCTACTATAAAAACACATAGCGCAGAGAGGCCTGGGAAAGGCGCTCATGGACGAGCAAAAACGCCTACTGGAACCGTTCAAAGGAGAACGAGTAGCGGTACTACGTATTCGGGTAGTTCTAACAGACACTTTCAGCCAACCAAGTCTACCGAAAGTTTGTTAATACCACCGCCATATCAAGGCGAGCTAGACGCAAGTCTGAGTTGTGAATGTCTGGATGGTCCAGCTCCGCGGTGCATGCCGGTGATCCAAATAGAGAAGCACAATCGACAGGAGGAGGGTGGATATATTATCAGTACGCACACTCAAGTTCGACATCGTCGATCCAGCCATTCGGATGGGAAATTAAGGGCACTAAATAATTCCGAAGTGACGCGTCTGTAAATCATCCTTCTCATTGAAAACTGTATTCTAATAAAAAGATACTCGTATAATTATCGTATCAAATTCTGGACGAAACAACGTGTATCTAACGTATATCGTATGTCGAACTTGTTCCGTATTTAAACCTTTGTATTCAGCTTTATATCGCAACAGTTAGTAATTGTATTCTCACCGAACGATAATGGAATGGACCACCGTTTTTGAAACTTTTTCGAACAAATGCGATTGGTTACGGGTTTGATTGactaaacttatcgtttgatCAACGAATGGTTTCCTAGCGATGTTTCCGGACAATATGATAAGGGATATCATCGATGTTCATGGCgctttttaaatcttttttaaatttttatcgatagtTGATTCTATGATTGGTTGGAAACAGTTTTAAACTGTGGCGAACGTTAATAGTAATATTATCGTTATCAtgaaaagaataaattattgaagcatatttctatattgtaattattctgTGATTCCTTAAAACTTAGGaggtaaaaatatatagaaattctTTCATGGAGACGATACCGAACAATTACATCGTTTTTTATGAAGCTTTTTATTGTAGACCTATTCtttgatttataaatattatatttatttattataatataaatttataaatattatattttattatattttagttGATGTACGTTCAAAATTGTAAACAaagttgtttaaaaaattcctaTAACTTCATCTTCGTACTGTTACGCGATCGTTCAGGAACTTGGGGAATTTTAGACTGAGTTGTTTGCCGTAAAGTACAAAAGCACTTAGCTCGTGTTTATGAAATTGAATAACTCGAAACTAACAGTTAATCATATATAAAGCAAGCGATTTATACCTTGTCAATGTTCTTTCCTATGTCAACAAAAGTAAAAAGATAAATTCGAGAGTAATTGTAGTTATCACTGATAAATGATTTTGACGtttagtttcttttcttcattgtCTCGGCCACACTATTGTTCAAATTCATATTTACCGCGCTACACGAACCCATAAAGCTGCATCGATACTCACTAAGGCGGTTTTCCCTATTTGCGGAGAGTGGGGAATGTGCTCATGTTGTATTTTGTGATCGCATTGATCATTAGTTCGAGCATAAATGCGCAACATTTCAAGAAACTggaaattcaaatttcaatttagCTTGTTTACAAATGGTCAAAATCTAtagatataacaaattttcattatctTTGTTTGGTATTTAATTTTGCATATACTCAATGATTTCAATAtgttttgcaatattttttataggatttgtaaataaataaaacattactATTTAGAAATAGGAATGactgaaagattaagaatatgatttaacaaattttacaacaGTATATAATTTATCACAGTGAAAGAAAATATCAGCCACAGTTTGATAATGAATATTAAcaactttattataaaatattaatctaacTATCTAGACATTagtaatttgttttttaaaaaattgttaatatctattgcataaaataaataggatatattatcaataattttcacaaatgttttttattaatttcattatttattactatgGAATTATACATCTATTgaacgttatataaaattaatttactaaatatattttgtatatctgATGAATTATCAATACTTTCtttgataatataaaataatcttaGAAACCATAGCAAAGAAACAATATAATTATCGAGAGTATTCTGTTCCAATACATGGTTtgctaatttttaaataaattgtgCGTAGTAAAATTATTTAGGACCTGGACGGTTAAATAATTAAcagtaatttttttattcatatatCAATCGCCACTTTCGTGTAATGACCTAATTACTTTTTCgcatatattacaaatttttatcgcaTCTCTCTTCTACCTTTACAAATAATCAAACTGCATACAATCTATCTAATCAACCAGGTTCTATTCATTCATACATATTCCTGACTCGCTCTTACTCGATGAAAATAAGATTGCgcttatattataataatattaataaggttgtattatatgtatttttatacattatacgtatgtatatgtatacgtaaCCTATAAACACAGCTCGACACTCGCTTAGGAAAATTCTGCTGTCCAGAAATTGAATCATGAAAAATTAACATGGAAGATAAGAAAGTTCTCTTTCTTGCGAGACA is a genomic window of Bombus huntii isolate Logan2020A chromosome 1, iyBomHunt1.1, whole genome shotgun sequence containing:
- the LOC126871093 gene encoding uncharacterized protein LOC126871093 isoform X4, coding for MNNSPQNTEVAGQQHRAGVENSDEEEWSGVVECAVLERSKSDRVTRADEDRRRRTIIVEKKNGTYGFTLQSYGIHYKREQEIEMVTYVDYVEYDGPAFKAGMREGDVILSINGHEMDRADHKTLVNFIKNCDTRMRMVVSFEDCVRKVELHMRYIELQRALQSRLGELERLCERERSILMGRWKTHSLPARKRTPNSVITSNPNQPSPSSSFNSSTIQCCRPATSTEHLLLYNFPDGRPCLVPRNTACLVAVGPPRSRSDHHHFLSKMSSESGVTVSSRHSYHQANGMNSTPAKSKSHKSCQQQQQQSNTSGDPLPLHPPPQNSLCVACISSASRRREQSDSGSLDAYDLASPCCDPNCVPSRRRREKQRRARNEQNHHQQQQQQQQQQQQQQQPAQHHHVQREQSQQTQQQQQHGAHSCSRTSGHSLHSVTSSDISTAAESVASCSTSLSTDTLYWDPSVHQRPPPCLQYAKPKSWDNLTTKAFGGYGFGYGYLDTATIKTHSAERPGKGAHGRAKTPTGTVQRRTSSGTTYSGSSNRHFQPTKSTESLLIPPPYQGELDASLSCECLDGPAPRCMPVIQIEKHNRQEEGGYIISTHTQVRHRRSSHSDGKLRALNNSEVTRL
- the LOC126871093 gene encoding uncharacterized protein LOC126871093 isoform X2, producing MNNSPQNTEVAGQQHRAGVENSDEEEWSGVVECVMLLHRLVYRKNDFYLLKQPSSSSFLLPISSCFSWSRKFCGLHNAVLERSKSDRVTRADEDRRRRTIIVEKKNGTYGFTLQSYGIHYKREQEIEMVTYVDYVEYDGPAFKAGMREGDVILSINGHEMDRADHKTLVNFIKNCDTRMRMVVSFEDCVRKVELHMRYIELQRALQSRLGELERLCERERSILMGRWKTHSLPARKRTPNSVITSNPNQPSPSSSFNSSTIQCCRPATSTEHLLLYNFPDGRPCLVPRNTACLVAVGPPRSRSDHHHFLSKMSSESGVTVSSRHSYHQANGMNSTPAKSKSHKSCQQQQQQSNTSGDPLPLHPPPQNSLCVACISSASRRREQSDSGSLDAYDLASPCCDPNCVPSRRRREKQRRARNEQNHHQQQQQQQQQQQQQQQPAQHHHVQREQSQQTQQQQQHGAHSCSRTSGHSLHSVTSSDISTAAESVASCSTSLSTDTLYWDPSVHQRPPPCLQYAKPKSWDNLTTKAFGGYGFGYGYLDTATIKTHSAERPGKGAHGRAKTPTGTVQRRTSSGTTYSGSSNRHFQPTKSTESLLIPPPYQGELDASLSCECLDGPAPRCMPVIQIEKHNRQEEGGYIISTHTQVRHRRSSHSDGKLRALNNSEVTRL
- the LOC126871093 gene encoding uncharacterized protein LOC126871093 isoform X1; the protein is MNNSPQNTEVAGQQHRAGVENSDEEEWSGVVECVMLLHRLVYRKNDFYLLKQPSSSSFLLPISSCFSWSRKFCGLHNAVLERSKSDRVTRADEDRRRRTIIVEKKNGTYGFTLQSYGIHYKREQEIEMVTYVDYVEYDGPAFKAGMREGDVILSINGHEMDRADHKTLVNFIKNCDTRMRMVVSFEDCVRKVELHMRYIELQRALQSRLGELERLCERERSILMGRWKTHSLPARKRTPNSVITSNPNQPSPSSSFNSSTIQCCRPATSTEHLLLYNVFPDGRPCLVPRNTACLVAVGPPRSRSDHHHFLSKMSSESGVTVSSRHSYHQANGMNSTPAKSKSHKSCQQQQQQSNTSGDPLPLHPPPQNSLCVACISSASRRREQSDSGSLDAYDLASPCCDPNCVPSRRRREKQRRARNEQNHHQQQQQQQQQQQQQQQPAQHHHVQREQSQQTQQQQQHGAHSCSRTSGHSLHSVTSSDISTAAESVASCSTSLSTDTLYWDPSVHQRPPPCLQYAKPKSWDNLTTKAFGGYGFGYGYLDTATIKTHSAERPGKGAHGRAKTPTGTVQRRTSSGTTYSGSSNRHFQPTKSTESLLIPPPYQGELDASLSCECLDGPAPRCMPVIQIEKHNRQEEGGYIISTHTQVRHRRSSHSDGKLRALNNSEVTRL
- the LOC126871093 gene encoding uncharacterized protein LOC126871093 isoform X3; the encoded protein is MNNSPQNTEVAGQQHRAGVENSDEEEWSGVVECAVLERSKSDRVTRADEDRRRRTIIVEKKNGTYGFTLQSYGIHYKREQEIEMVTYVDYVEYDGPAFKAGMREGDVILSINGHEMDRADHKTLVNFIKNCDTRMRMVVSFEDCVRKVELHMRYIELQRALQSRLGELERLCERERSILMGRWKTHSLPARKRTPNSVITSNPNQPSPSSSFNSSTIQCCRPATSTEHLLLYNVFPDGRPCLVPRNTACLVAVGPPRSRSDHHHFLSKMSSESGVTVSSRHSYHQANGMNSTPAKSKSHKSCQQQQQQSNTSGDPLPLHPPPQNSLCVACISSASRRREQSDSGSLDAYDLASPCCDPNCVPSRRRREKQRRARNEQNHHQQQQQQQQQQQQQQQPAQHHHVQREQSQQTQQQQQHGAHSCSRTSGHSLHSVTSSDISTAAESVASCSTSLSTDTLYWDPSVHQRPPPCLQYAKPKSWDNLTTKAFGGYGFGYGYLDTATIKTHSAERPGKGAHGRAKTPTGTVQRRTSSGTTYSGSSNRHFQPTKSTESLLIPPPYQGELDASLSCECLDGPAPRCMPVIQIEKHNRQEEGGYIISTHTQVRHRRSSHSDGKLRALNNSEVTRL
- the LOC126871093 gene encoding uncharacterized protein LOC126871093 isoform X5, whose translation is MVTYVDYVEYDGPAFKAGMREGDVILSINGHEMDRADHKTLVNFIKNCDTRMRMVVSFEDCVRKVELHMRYIELQRALQSRLGELERLCERERSILMGRWKTHSLPARKRTPNSVITSNPNQPSPSSSFNSSTIQCCRPATSTEHLLLYNVFPDGRPCLVPRNTACLVAVGPPRSRSDHHHFLSKMSSESGVTVSSRHSYHQANGMNSTPAKSKSHKSCQQQQQQSNTSGDPLPLHPPPQNSLCVACISSASRRREQSDSGSLDAYDLASPCCDPNCVPSRRRREKQRRARNEQNHHQQQQQQQQQQQQQQQPAQHHHVQREQSQQTQQQQQHGAHSCSRTSGHSLHSVTSSDISTAAESVASCSTSLSTDTLYWDPSVHQRPPPCLQYAKPKSWDNLTTKAFGGYGFGYGYLDTATIKTHSAERPGKGAHGRAKTPTGTVQRRTSSGTTYSGSSNRHFQPTKSTESLLIPPPYQGELDASLSCECLDGPAPRCMPVIQIEKHNRQEEGGYIISTHTQVRHRRSSHSDGKLRALNNSEVTRL